Proteins encoded together in one Hymenobacter monticola window:
- a CDS encoding helix-turn-helix domain-containing protein, with translation MQVALLVPEQEWQQLLADVQRLKEFEAAAPKTRPAPPDRLLNVRQAADYLNITPAGLRRARRAGRLAGLKLNEKEWGFYESELIRYLNRYNRRQLPPMPAVPQSRPLMAKAA, from the coding sequence ATGCAAGTTGCTCTCTTAGTGCCCGAACAGGAGTGGCAGCAGCTGCTGGCCGACGTGCAGCGCCTAAAGGAATTTGAAGCCGCCGCTCCTAAGACCCGGCCAGCTCCGCCCGACCGGCTGCTCAATGTCCGCCAGGCCGCCGACTATCTCAACATTACGCCCGCCGGCCTGCGCCGCGCCCGCCGCGCCGGGCGCCTGGCAGGACTCAAACTCAACGAGAAGGAGTGGGGCTTCTACGAATCGGAGCTCATCCGCTACCTCAACCGCTACAACCGCCGCCAGCTGCCGCCCATGCCTGCGGTGCCGCAAAGCCGCCCACTCATGGCTAAGGCTGCCTAA
- a CDS encoding S24 family peptidase — MTVNENGEEQTSVVTGKVEAGYLLARNPEEMMAELETISVPGLRGKSYRAFEVSGNSMQPTLSPGDLVIASYTERLDLIQPKHVYVVVANDRLMVKRLRGPVKRNEPLELLSDNRFYDPFILPQEDLRELWQVRGVFTRSVPANANEAFDRMLVLLEMLAHDSQQLRSMLLDVAARFDVKLLPEIH, encoded by the coding sequence GTGACGGTAAACGAAAACGGCGAGGAACAAACCAGCGTCGTGACGGGGAAAGTGGAAGCAGGTTACCTGCTCGCCCGCAACCCGGAAGAGATGATGGCAGAGCTGGAAACCATCAGCGTGCCGGGGCTACGGGGTAAGTCATACCGGGCGTTCGAGGTATCGGGCAACAGCATGCAGCCGACGCTGAGCCCGGGTGACCTGGTCATTGCCTCATACACCGAGCGGCTAGACCTGATTCAACCCAAGCATGTGTACGTGGTGGTGGCTAACGACCGGCTCATGGTAAAGCGCCTGCGCGGGCCGGTGAAGCGCAACGAGCCACTGGAATTGCTATCGGACAACCGGTTTTACGACCCGTTCATCCTGCCGCAGGAAGACCTGCGCGAGTTGTGGCAGGTGCGGGGCGTGTTCACGCGTAGCGTGCCGGCCAATGCCAATGAGGCCTTTGACCGCATGCTGGTGCTGCTGGAAATGCTGGCCCACGACTCGCAGCAGCTGCGCAGTATGCTGCTCGATGTAGCCGCCCGATTTGATGTAAAACTGTTGCCAGAAATCCACTAG
- a CDS encoding 4Fe-4S dicluster domain-containing protein, with amino-acid sequence MAIMITDECINCGACEPECPNNAIYEGGAQWRWADGTTLKEVTTGDGATVSGTAPQTPVSDEYYYIVSDKCTECVGFHEEPQCAAVCPVDCCVDDPDMRETRERLLEKKDWLHVAA; translated from the coding sequence ATGGCCATCATGATAACCGACGAGTGCATCAACTGTGGTGCCTGCGAGCCGGAATGCCCCAACAACGCGATTTACGAAGGCGGCGCCCAGTGGCGCTGGGCCGATGGCACCACCCTGAAAGAAGTAACCACCGGCGACGGCGCCACGGTGTCGGGCACGGCCCCCCAAACGCCGGTGTCGGATGAGTACTACTACATCGTGTCGGACAAGTGCACCGAGTGCGTGGGCTTCCACGAAGAGCCCCAGTGCGCCGCCGTGTGCCCCGTAGACTGCTGCGTGGACGACCCCGACATGCGCGAAACCCGCGAGCGCCTGCTCGAAAAGAAAGACTGGCTGCACGTTGCCGCCTAG